The DNA window TTGTGCTCTTTGGTATGGTATCTCTTCTATCCCAACAAGGTAAGTCTGAGAAGAGCCGAAGAAGAAGTGTCTGGGAATGAAAAAGGTTTTCAAGGTACTCAAAATAGAGAGGTTCCTACAAGATATCTACTTATGAGAATGTAGCAAATATGTTCACCAAGACACCGCCCAGCTCCAAGCTAAAATTGTGTATGGAGTTGATCAGTTTGGTTCAATGGTGATGTGGGATGGTTAGAGAAGATGATCTGAGATTGTTCATTAGCTCGAGATTTGTACATAGATAAAAGTTTGAGgactaaatgaaaaaaatacttCGAGAGAGGCTGTTGAAAATGCATGAAACGCCGCCGTTTTGAAACTCCCGCGGGGTTTTTAATATGCCATAGCAATGATTAGACGTGACGTTATTTTCCGGCGAGGCGAGTTAGTTTAGTTAGCTTTCCGGCGAGGCGACGGTTTAAACAGTTTTCTAAGCTAGCTCGCTCTATAGTCTATATAATCCCCACATTAGTCCAATCTTTccttccaaaaaaaaaaccctcCCAAAAACTTTACCCGCAAATATGAATTCTCTGGAACACTTCGTAATCACCTCCGTCATTACGTCTTTCTTTCACATGCTGGCTCGAGACGATCAACTCAAAGTCTCCGCTGACATAATTCTCGCTGGATCTCTGTTCTTGGTGGCGTTGTGGACCTGCGGCTCAACCGATGGCTCCCATCATGTTTTCACCTTCGTCCACCTGGTCTGCCTTGGATTTTCAGCCGTACAGTTCGGCATGGTGATCTACCATAAGAAATTTAACTTGTTCTGGTCGATTGGATCGTTTTTTGTCATTCTTGTGTGGGCGATTTCGATGGTGTTCGAATCGCATCCCGATTTGTTGATGATGGTGCCTCTTCGGATGTCGCGTGCGTGGAATGCAGCTGCGGCATTCTTCAAAGCCCTAAAAGGTTCAATTGCAAAACTCGTATattattttcgatattttgCACAAAAATTCAACTGCTATGTGTTCTTGTGTTGGCAATTTGTTTGATTATGCAAATTGTGTGTTGACGCAGCTGTTGCGTGCTCCGGAGCTTCTGCCGCTGAAGGTTTTACAATACTTCTATTCTACCACCGCAATtgcataatttatattttcgaTATTGCATTATAATTTTTGGCTAACTGCACGTCTGCACGCACTATGTTTACGAATTTCTTAGGGAATGCCGATCAAAGAGGAGGAGATAAGGAAAAGTTGAAGCCGCGAATTTCTTACGAATTTCAACGTTCTTATTCAGAAGCGCTACGTTGATAGGCTCTGTTTTTGTACTACTGATGGGACTTGTGTACTGCTTAGCAGTCATTTTCTGTTGACAATGGACTCTGGATAATGGTTTTACCGAGTGACTGTGAATGTGTACTATTGGACATTGGACTATTGGTGTTTACTgctatttttgttttttgttgacatttgaCTATGGACACTGCTATTCGAATGTTAATGCATTGAACTAGTTTTTGACACTGCCATTATACTGctgctttaatttttttttagatgTTGCTTTGTGGAGtatattatactcctattattCAACTTTCTTGTAATCAGATCTATACAAATCAGAAAGAAGTGAGGTAAACATCCTTTAAACCCAAAAGAAATGTGCAAAAGATTGTTACTCTACAATTctgttattttatatataaatttgtgtattAGGATTACCAAGCCATGGTGGCACAACTTGAACATCAGTATCGTCTTGGAAAACTTTCAGTTCAAGGACTATGGTTCTATTGCCAGGTTTTACTTCCataacccccccccccccccccccctctttaAATATCAGGGCTATAAAACTTTTTCCAATGCAGCCAATGTTGGGAGCAATGCAAGCTTTAACCATAGTGATTAAGAAGGCTTCAGCCAGTAATTTTATTGGCTCTGCAGTTCTTAACCTCCTACAAAGCCAGGTTTGGCTACAGCTTAGTTAATGTCATTGCATGTTTTGTCTAGATTATTTCCTGGCAATCATATTTTCTTAACAATTTCAGGCCAAGGCAATGGCTGGTGATCATGTAGTGAGGTCTTTGCTGGAAAAGATGTCACAAAGTGCAAGCCAAGCATATCTCGTAATATTAGAGAGGTACAAATTGCAGTTGATGCTTTTATGGTTAAACAATACATTATTAGACCTGATGATTGAATTGTTCCATGAACTTGTTTAGTTCTAGCAGTGTCAGTGGTTACAGAGATAATTGATAAAAGATTCTGGTTGTTGTTTCATAATAGAGAGCCTTGAAAAGTGTGTAGAACATTGAGAAAGAAAGCTTCTGCATCTCATGACTGGGACAGCTTAATGTTTTTAaatcaatttgtttttttaaaaattgacaaATTCATGCTGAAGATTCTCTAACAGTGTAGACTTAAAAGCCTTTAATGTCACCTAAAAAAGACTTTAAATGCTCTCCTTCGAAGTAACTAACTAGTTTTTACTGTTGTGACGAAACATCCTGGAGGAAATATAGCAATGCAGTGCCAGTTGATTGTACTCTTTTGTAGAACAGATAATTAGCAATATTTCTGAAGGGAAATATGTTTCAACTGTAGGTGGGTATATGAAGGAGTAATTGATGACCCATATGGGGAATTTTTTATTGCTGAGAACAAGTCTCTTCAAAAGGTATATCTTCACTTATAAGGGTGTGCTTCCAAGTTTAAGTTATAGGAGCTGTGCTAAATAATTTTCAACAGGAAAGTCTCACGCAAGATTATTATACGAAGTATTGGCAACAACGCTACCGCTTGAAAGATGATATCCCCAGTTTCCTTGCCATGAGAGAATGTGGGCATTGTATTCAGGTTTATCTAGTGATATTTCTCTGGTTCTAATGCGCCTTTGACTTCAATCTTCAACGCTTGTGATTTGGTTGTTTTAAGCAGGTTCCTGTAGCAGAAAACACAAAGTTGACAATGGTTGGGTCTAATCATCACTACCTTGAGTGCATTAAAGCTGCTTATGTTTTCGCTAGTGTTGAATTACTGAACCTCATTAAAGATAAGGTCTGGTTCGGGAGAAAGGCATTCTATGTTCTACCTCATTGCTTTCATTTCCACTGCATCTACCTCTGAATTTAATCTCTATGCTACTACTGCAGTATGACTTGAAGGGAAAGTGGATGTCAATCAAGCATTATCTCCTTCTCGATCAGGTATGACTAACATATGAATTTATGCATTCACCAAGTAAAAGTGGGGttcaaaattctttttctgCAAAAAAATTTATTGGTAGATTGGGGGTAGTTATAATGAAGTTCTGAAGTGGTCGAATCAGAACCATTGTTCCAGTAGAAGTATAGAACTTTCATCCACTTGTGACTTTTGAATTATAACTGTGCAGGATAGCTACTGTCTTAGTTTCCTTTTCTAATAAATTAAGATTCCAGGGTGATTTTTTGGTCCACTTTATGGATATAGCTCGGGAGGAACTCATGAAAAAGCCAGATGAAATTTCTGTTGAAAAGCTGCAGGTGTGTAGGTGTAGTGTATAATATGCTAGAGTAAATAATGTTTGTCTTGCAATTTCTCTTATATAATTGTTGCACTTGGTACTAGTCTCTCATGGACCTTGCATTGCGATCCACAGCAGCTGTGGCAGATCCATATCACGAAGATTTGACATGTAGTGTGGttagtaattaaaaattttgtggTTAGTGGTTACTAATAGTGTCGTGGTACTCTACTGTGCTACCTTCTCAACAATATGTACTATGTTGTTTCCAGGAAAAGACAACTTTTGATTGAACTTAAAGATCTTCAGATCAACCAGATTATTTCCGGCAATGATGATCTCGAAGAGCCTTTGAGCATTACAGGATtggaaacattttattttttgtggttAGACATGGGTCCCGGTGTATCTGCTCATGCAAGAATCATATAATCTCCATCATGTTACTGAAAAGtgaatcttttttttttgatattCAGGTTCAATGGCCGTTATCACTTGTGATCTCAAAAAAGGCTTTGACCAAATATCAGTTAATATTTCGGTGTCTTGGTGCTGCATGGCAGAGTTGCATCAAGTATGATTCTTGCAACTCTTTTATCTGTCTCTTTTAATATTCCCACCTTCGTGATGCTTACCTGAGTCGTATATTATAGGGTCTGCGAAGACTTGATAAGCAAGTCATCGCCGGAATATCTGACATTATCTGACATTTGAGGCAGGTATACTTCAGTTTTCCTCGTATATGTCTATGGACTGGGTGGGGTGGACTGATTAAGTAACTACTCCACCTAATACTCTTTTTCGTGATACTGCATTCACTTTCAGGTTCTCGAACCAAATTGGCATATCATGGACAATTCTTTTATTGTTCTGGGTTTAGGGTTACCATAGAATAGGAATGATTTAGTTACCTTGTACTAACGATTGTAATGAGAATTATCATCAAGCTTTACCCCAAATTCCTTCTTTAGCCGTTTGTCATAGCTGCGATCGCAAGCACAACCCAAAATCTAACCATTATTAAGATAGGAGAGTTTCttatgtaaatatatatactactactattttatgaTATAGTTGTAGTAATTCTTTCCTATTCCAAGtcaattaattatttacttatttagtTTCCAAGTAGGGCTATGTAAGCATATATATGGTGTTATTATCATTATGAGTAAAGGCAAAAAATGGTTCTGAACCTATGtcattttacaattttggttctagacattatcttttgaatttttgcattccgaacatttcaactcggatcacaattggtccaaAACTAACTCCGTACATTTCTAATCCCGAATTCTTCCCCAAAGTATACAGAAGGAAGCAATTGCAAATACGACAAACAGATTCTGACCCTGTTTTACATCCTCACTCTACTTAATTATGCGCCTGAGTCTCTACATTCGGAGCCTCCCACGTCACCCGGAACAGAGGCCAGCGGCTCCATCAGCGCAATCATgaacgctgctgctgctgctgctaagAACATCGCAATGCTCATCATCGGCCATATCCTCCTCGGCTTCGGCAAACCAAACACTagttttttctgaaaatattttgttgtataTTGAGCAATTAATGATGTTTAAAGCATTATACTGCACGCAGTGTCGTTGTACCTTTCGGAGATGGCGCCTgcggaataattaaatttttaatgtatttaggataaataaatttttatttttctttagaatatataatttcaattttaaaataattaaaatttcacaattAACAGTCTAATTTGGTTAAAATCAAGATTATAAACGTTATCGGTTAAAATTTAATGGAACAGTTAATTTTGGACCGATTGTGATCTGAGTTGAAATGTCcgggatgcaaaaattcaaaatataatgttCAGGACTAAAATCAACAATTTTTGCCTTTAATCTATCATTATTtcttattgttattattttataataataataataatggttAATTAATAATCATACTAGTATCTAGTTGAAATCTAATCCGAATCTTTTATATTCAATCTACTAAAATTTTATCAAATCTATAACAGAGCATATACGACATTAATTTATATGGATATTCGTTTAGTGGGTTCATTGATTTCGTTTCGATCAAAAATATCTGAATTATATTTATGTagacataattttattttattataagtatTACTATCACAGTACTTCTCTAATCAATGATGAttgaaaaattgaatttttggatattttgattttgattttttttgggtAGTCGGTTAAGTTTCTTTTCTCTCCAAAATTTAGAATTCACTAATTAATTAGGAAAAAAATCCAATCATAAAAATGCATTCAATTTAATCGTGAAACACTAGTGTGATGTGACGCTCTCCCTCAAAACACCAAATATGTAAAGCATTGTATCGAAAGAGAttctaaaaaaggaaagtttatATTATAACAATAACATTAAAGaatattaaaatagaaacattatattaccaaataaacaaaaatttatatTCACTAAAAAACAATTACCTACTTCAATGATATTATGAAAATaactaattataaaaaacaattaactaaaaaaaactaataacaAAAATGACGAAAATAACTAATTAATGAACCCGACGAAGCTTTAGACAAGATGATGCCGACAAAGGGGACAATTGTCGTTTGTCCGCAGCCACGACTCAATGCAGCCCGCATGGAAGCGGTGGCTGCAGGCATGAATAGTGGCCCGTCGCTCTTTGCTACGGTAATTTTCTAGGCAAATAGAGCAGCCGTCGTATTTCGAATTTTCATCATCGGTGCATTCATCGTACCGTATTTTCTCTACCTTCACTAGTACTGCAGTCCCGAGTGGCATGGGGCGGACTATATTCGGCTGAGGCTGCTCTTCGTTttcgttgttgttgttgttgtcgtCGTCGTCGGGCGGCGTCACTGGCGGTCCACGGCAACATATATAACAAGTCAACAACACCACTCCGACAATGATCTCTATCAAAATCGCTATTTCCATCACTCtagtgaaatttaattttttatttttttcagttgTGGAATTTCTTCTACATGCGTGTGCGTCTATAAAATGTGAATACTTCTAATCTATTCGAATTCAGTTGTTTAAATTGTATCCTAATAGGTTAAGGatatatatttgtaattattGTTTTGTAATTATCTAGTTTTGATATCTTATTTGTGATTTGTTCAATTGGCGAAGGTTTgtcacttttttatttatttttctacgCGCCATATATAAGATTTGGTTcagttttattttaaataatattttctttaagAAAATCTCTTTAAATATTTCTCACCCAATATATATCATGTCGGATAAATGtaaataaattgtaaatatataattaaactgGTGTCATCCTAACACACCCTCATATATAGGgtgctgttaggttgagattatttagctaaattgagaaatgagatgcaatctcagccactaatccacaagattaacgaaatgtcaacaactatcacattatgtcaacacggggtataagtgtcatttcattaatcaaatggtggaaaaaaataaaattagatttgaaatcaTTTTCTAAAACCCTCTCTAATATATATCGCCACCATCAATCGTCTTCGCCGATCATCAATCAAGCCAGAGACGACGACGCCTCCAGACacgccctctctctctctcgtggTTTAACGTCGCCGCTGTTCATCGCGCTTCGCCGCTCCTGCTGCACGAAGCTCCGAACAGCCTTCGCTTCTCACGTCGTCGCTTCGCCGGAAGCTTAATTGTTGATTTGAGTATGGATTTGGAGGTATTAGGCTTTGTATTATCAATTGTGTTGGATATGAACTAATTTTTAGTGAGAGAAATCGCTACTTATGTTTTCGCTGCTGTTGTTCGCGTTTGTCGCTGGAGCTCTGTGTAGAATCCAGAAAGTCGAGGAATCAGCTATTTTGAGGTTCAACTTCGCTTCATTGTTTTTATCAAAATGCTTGAACATTTGgagaaaaatctgaaaatacTGATTTCTGCTCATTTCAATGCTGAATTTTGCTTTTATCTCGCAATTTCAGCAGAGATCTCgcagttttttatttaattcgatttctgctgttttttttttgttgattagcgATGGTAGAATCGGAAGAGATGGAAATGAACAATGTTGCTGGAAAAAACGGAAGAGAA is part of the Salvia splendens isolate huo1 chromosome 6, SspV2, whole genome shotgun sequence genome and encodes:
- the LOC121806419 gene encoding gamma-tubulin complex component 2-like isoform X4; this translates as MVLLPGFTSITPPPPPPSLNIRAIKLFPMQPMLGAMQALTIVIKKASASNFIGSAVLNLLQSQAKAMAGDHVVRSLLEKMSQSASQAYLVILERWVYEGVIDDPYGEFFIAENKSLQKESLTQDYYTKYWQQRYRLKDDIPSFLAMRECGHCIQVPVAENTKLTMVGSNHHYLECIKAAYVFASVELLNLIKDKYDLKGKWMSIKHYLLLDQGDFLVHFMDIAREELMKKPDEISVEKLQLWQIHITKI
- the LOC121806419 gene encoding gamma-tubulin complex component 2-like isoform X3 — translated: MVLLPGFTSITPPPPPPSLNIRAIKLFPMQPMLGAMQALTIVIKKASASNFIGSAVLNLLQSQAKAMAGDHVVRSLLEKMSQSASQAYLVILERWVYEGVIDDPYGEFFIAENKSLQKESLTQDYYTKYWQQRYRLKDDIPSFLAMRECGHCIQVPVAENTKLTMVGSNHHYLECIKAAYVFASVELLNLIKDKYDLKGKWMSIKHYLLLDQGDFLVHFMDIAREELMKKPDEISVEKLQQLWQIHITKI
- the LOC121806419 gene encoding gamma-tubulin complex component 2-like isoform X2, coding for MVAQLEHQYRLGKLSVQGLWFYCQPMLGAMQALTIVIKKASASNFIGSAVLNLLQSQAKAMAGDHVVRSLLEKMSQSASQAYLVILERWVYEGVIDDPYGEFFIAENKSLQKESLTQDYYTKYWQQRYRLKDDIPSFLAMRECGHCIQVPVAENTKLTMVGSNHHYLECIKAAYVFASVELLNLIKDKYDLKGKWMSIKHYLLLDQGDFLVHFMDIAREELMKKPDEISVEKLQSLMDLALRSTAAVADPYHEDLTCSVEKTTFD
- the LOC121806419 gene encoding gamma-tubulin complex component 2-like isoform X1: MVLLPGFTSITPPPPPPSLNIRAIKLFPMQPMLGAMQALTIVIKKASASNFIGSAVLNLLQSQAKAMAGDHVVRSLLEKMSQSASQAYLVILERWVYEGVIDDPYGEFFIAENKSLQKESLTQDYYTKYWQQRYRLKDDIPSFLAMRECGHCIQVPVAENTKLTMVGSNHHYLECIKAAYVFASVELLNLIKDKYDLKGKWMSIKHYLLLDQGDFLVHFMDIAREELMKKPDEISVEKLQSLMDLALRSTAAVADPYHEDLTCSVEKTTFD